The Chloroflexaceae bacterium genome has a segment encoding these proteins:
- a CDS encoding YIP1 family protein, producing MTHQTTFAEMVAQSRDVITHPSVETFERYEKRGSLGTAAAYILAAAGIAGLLAFLTVLLPGVRGNPFSVFVSGVVGALVNFVIFTALVYYLGKNLANGTGTWDEVAYTFALFVAPLAVVSGALTFIVALLGNLPVLGWLIGLAGTVGAIVVLVAQAFFGFLAVQSSMNIRDGGKALLVLVLSVIGTIVAHIALGATISILAGLLPLIILVALVAVVAAMMLRRAA from the coding sequence ATGACACATCAAACTACATTTGCCGAGATGGTGGCCCAGAGCCGCGATGTGATAACCCATCCCAGCGTCGAAACCTTTGAGCGTTACGAGAAGCGAGGGAGCCTCGGCACGGCGGCCGCGTACATCCTGGCAGCGGCAGGCATCGCCGGACTGCTGGCCTTTCTGACGGTGCTGTTGCCGGGCGTGCGCGGCAATCCGTTCAGCGTCTTTGTCAGCGGTGTAGTGGGCGCTCTGGTGAACTTCGTCATCTTCACCGCCCTGGTCTACTACCTGGGCAAGAATCTGGCCAATGGCACCGGGACGTGGGACGAGGTCGCCTACACCTTTGCGCTGTTCGTCGCGCCGCTGGCGGTAGTGTCGGGAGCGCTCACGTTCATCGTGGCCCTGCTCGGCAACCTGCCCGTGCTCGGCTGGCTGATCGGGCTGGCAGGCACGGTCGGGGCGATCGTCGTGCTGGTGGCGCAGGCATTCTTCGGCTTCCTGGCCGTCCAGTCGAGTATGAACATCAGGGATGGCGGGAAGGCGCTGCTGGTCCTCGTACTGTCGGTGATCGGCACGATAGTGGCGCACATCGCGCTCGGAGCAACGATCAGCATCCTCGCCGGGCTGTTGCCGCTGATCATTCTGGTGGCCCTGGTCGCGGTAGTGGCGGCGATGATGCTGCGCCGGGCCGCCTGA
- a CDS encoding type II toxin-antitoxin system Phd/YefM family antitoxin — protein sequence MASLDLAKCMRSVDLERGVVPISKAASSLAALIKRSQANHQPIVVTQKGYPTGVIIDIEVFTAIREFIEEHTREDEGEPRGA from the coding sequence ATGGCATCATTGGATCTCGCAAAGTGCATGCGTAGCGTTGATCTGGAGCGGGGCGTCGTGCCGATCTCGAAGGCCGCTTCATCGCTCGCGGCGCTCATCAAGCGATCGCAGGCCAACCATCAACCCATCGTCGTGACCCAGAAGGGGTATCCGACCGGAGTTATTATTGACATCGAGGTCTTCACCGCTATCCGCGAGTTTATTGAGGAGCACACCCGCGAAGATGAGGGCGAGCCCAGAGGCGCTTGA
- a CDS encoding EamA family transporter produces MGETPGFRAGLMFVGLAALIWGTIGVGVSLLYGLADTNPVSIGFLRLLIAAPALLLASRLMVGPGFWRVQRPHVLVMALIGATFAGYQLCYFAAIPRLGVAAAVMINICSAPIFTALLAGFWLRERLYWLTGVALVGAIGGTTLLVGGAPTSSGLALWIGAALALGAGFCYSLVVLGSRVVAPHYHPLQPITMAFTLGAVVLLPPALVSGLVVEYPPAGWGLLFYLGLAPTAFAYVLYLRGLRTVPATAAAIVSLLEPLGSTALAVLLLGERLGPAGVAGAALLLTSMALLYLGQGGDAPVEARHDGPVGITWLSEYVSGGPGPPGGRGCGETRFPRILAEQPRLRIECMRIIARSHWEARYGNPKSKIQNPK; encoded by the coding sequence ATGGGCGAGACGCCGGGATTCCGCGCAGGGCTGATGTTCGTCGGTCTTGCAGCATTAATCTGGGGCACGATTGGTGTCGGGGTAAGCCTGCTGTATGGTCTGGCTGACACCAACCCCGTTTCGATAGGCTTTTTGCGGCTGCTCATCGCCGCTCCGGCCCTGCTGCTGGCGAGCCGCCTGATGGTGGGACCAGGGTTCTGGCGCGTGCAGCGGCCCCATGTGCTGGTGATGGCGTTGATCGGCGCGACGTTCGCTGGCTACCAACTGTGCTACTTCGCGGCAATTCCCCGCCTGGGAGTGGCCGCGGCGGTGATGATCAATATCTGTAGCGCGCCGATCTTCACCGCGCTTCTGGCGGGGTTCTGGCTGCGCGAGCGATTGTACTGGCTCACCGGCGTGGCCCTGGTCGGGGCCATTGGCGGCACGACGCTCCTCGTGGGCGGCGCGCCTACTTCCAGCGGTCTCGCGCTCTGGATCGGCGCGGCCCTGGCCCTCGGCGCCGGGTTCTGCTATAGTCTGGTGGTGCTGGGCAGCCGGGTGGTCGCTCCGCATTACCATCCGTTGCAGCCAATCACCATGGCCTTCACCCTGGGCGCCGTCGTGCTGCTGCCGCCGGCCCTTGTCAGCGGCCTGGTGGTGGAGTATCCCCCCGCCGGCTGGGGGTTGTTGTTCTACCTGGGGTTGGCGCCGACGGCGTTCGCCTACGTGCTCTACCTGCGCGGGTTGCGTACCGTGCCGGCCACGGCGGCCGCCATCGTCAGCCTGCTCGAGCCGCTTGGTTCGACCGCGCTTGCTGTATTGCTGCTCGGCGAACGGCTCGGGCCGGCCGGCGTCGCCGGGGCGGCCCTGCTTCTCACCAGCATGGCGCTGCTGTATCTGGGGCAGGGGGGGGATGCACCGGTCGAAGCGCGCCACGACGGGCCTGTCGGGATAACCTGGTTGTCTGAATACGTTTCGGGAGGGCCCGGCCCTCCCGGCGGGCGGGGGTGTGGGGAAACCCGGTTTCCCCGCATCCTCGCCGAACAGCCACGGTTACGCATAGAGTGCATGCGCATCATCGCCAGGTCTCATTGGGAGGCCAGATACGGCAATCCAAAATCCAAAATCCAAAATCCAAAATAA
- a CDS encoding phage tail sheath subtilisin-like domain-containing protein — protein sequence MPVTPTYPGVYIEEIPSGVRTITGVATSITAFLGKAPRGPTDEPVTITSFADYERVFGGLHRDSTLSYAVRDFFLNGGSQAIIVRLYKSVAGKAARATYELPTNPPKLTLEAASAGAWGMQVRVRVEAKSSGDPNVQAVARRLGVQPADLFDLTVRDGGAGAIETFLNLTTKESARRVDRVLKAESRLVRVKSGVPSDTGPTAHSGALTDNDVWTDNTKSTPAKTDPADEAVDSDPLDSDTYRGSSTAKTGLYQLEKVDLFNLLCILPDARGGDVPDDVYQEALSYCVKRRAVLLVDPRNDWTTVSAAQAGVSGMNLTGDASRNAAIFFPRIKQADPLLDGQIDTFVPCGAIAGVMARTDAQRGVWKAPAGIDAALNGVAGLQLEMTDAENGLLNPLGINCLRAFPVYGRVVWGARTMRGADVVADEYKYIPVRRLALFIEESLYRGTQWVVFEPNDEPLWAQIRLNIGAFMNNLFRQGAFQGRTPREAYFVKCDKETTTQNDINLGIVNILVGFAPLKPAEFVIIKLQQMAGQIQV from the coding sequence ATGCCGGTCACACCGACCTATCCGGGCGTCTACATCGAGGAGATCCCCAGCGGCGTGCGCACGATTACCGGGGTGGCCACCTCGATCACCGCTTTTCTCGGCAAAGCGCCGCGCGGCCCCACCGATGAGCCGGTGACCATCACCAGTTTTGCCGATTACGAGCGTGTGTTTGGCGGCTTGCACCGCGACTCGACCCTGAGCTACGCCGTGCGCGACTTCTTCCTCAACGGCGGCAGCCAGGCGATCATCGTGCGGCTCTATAAATCAGTTGCGGGCAAGGCCGCCAGGGCTACCTACGAGTTGCCGACCAACCCGCCCAAACTGACGCTCGAAGCCGCCTCCGCGGGCGCCTGGGGCATGCAGGTGCGCGTGCGGGTGGAAGCGAAGTCTTCCGGTGACCCGAACGTGCAGGCCGTGGCCCGGCGTCTCGGCGTGCAACCCGCCGACCTGTTCGACCTGACCGTGCGCGATGGCGGCGCCGGGGCCATCGAGACCTTTCTCAATCTGACCACCAAAGAAAGCGCGCGCCGGGTCGATCGGGTGCTCAAGGCCGAGTCGCGCCTCGTGCGCGTGAAGTCCGGCGTTCCTTCCGACACCGGTCCCACCGCGCATAGCGGCGCGCTGACGGACAACGATGTCTGGACCGATAACACCAAATCAACACCGGCCAAAACGGACCCTGCTGACGAGGCCGTGGATAGCGACCCGCTGGACTCCGACACCTACAGGGGCAGTTCCACGGCCAAAACCGGTCTGTACCAACTCGAAAAGGTTGATCTGTTCAACCTGCTGTGCATTCTGCCCGATGCCCGTGGCGGCGACGTGCCGGATGATGTCTATCAGGAGGCGTTGAGCTACTGCGTCAAACGTCGGGCCGTGCTGCTGGTTGATCCCAGGAATGACTGGACGACGGTCAGCGCCGCTCAGGCGGGTGTGAGCGGGATGAACCTCACCGGCGATGCGAGCCGGAACGCGGCGATCTTCTTTCCGCGCATCAAACAGGCCGACCCGCTGCTCGACGGCCAGATTGACACCTTCGTGCCCTGCGGGGCGATTGCCGGGGTCATGGCCCGCACTGACGCCCAGCGCGGAGTGTGGAAGGCCCCCGCGGGCATTGACGCGGCGCTTAATGGCGTTGCCGGGTTGCAACTGGAGATGACCGATGCCGAGAATGGCCTGTTGAACCCCCTGGGGATCAACTGCCTGCGCGCCTTCCCGGTGTACGGGCGGGTCGTCTGGGGCGCCCGGACCATGCGCGGGGCGGACGTAGTGGCGGACGAGTACAAGTACATCCCCGTGCGGCGCCTGGCGCTGTTCATCGAGGAGAGCCTGTACCGCGGCACGCAGTGGGTGGTGTTCGAGCCGAACGATGAGCCGCTCTGGGCGCAGATCCGCCTCAATATCGGGGCCTTTATGAACAATCTGTTCCGCCAGGGCGCCTTCCAGGGTCGCACCCCCCGCGAGGCCTACTTCGTCAAGTGCGATAAGGAGACCACCACCCAGAACGACATCAACCTGGGCATCGTCAACATTCTGGTGGGCTTCGCCCCGCTCAAGCCGGCGGAGTTTGTGATTATCAAGCTCCAGCAGATGGCTGGCCAGATCCAGGTCTGA
- a CDS encoding phage tail protein produces the protein MAQFSVNAQRFDPYKNFKFRVKWDGRYVAGISKVGALKRTTEVVEHREGGDPSTSRKSPGRTKYEAITLERGVTHDKEFEQWANKVWNYGSGLGAEVSLKDFRKDIIIEMYNEAGQLVIAYRVYRCWVSEYQALPDLDANANAVAIQTIKLENEGWERDYEVVEPAEPSFTEPA, from the coding sequence ATGGCCCAGTTTAGCGTGAACGCCCAGCGCTTCGATCCATATAAGAATTTCAAGTTCCGCGTCAAGTGGGACGGGCGCTACGTGGCCGGCATCAGCAAGGTAGGCGCGCTGAAGCGCACCACCGAGGTGGTGGAGCACCGTGAGGGCGGCGATCCCAGCACCAGCCGCAAGTCGCCGGGGCGCACCAAGTACGAGGCGATCACCCTGGAACGCGGCGTTACACACGACAAGGAGTTCGAGCAGTGGGCCAATAAGGTCTGGAACTATGGCTCGGGCCTCGGCGCGGAGGTGTCGCTCAAGGATTTTCGCAAGGATATTATCATCGAGATGTACAACGAGGCCGGTCAGTTGGTGATCGCCTACAGGGTGTACCGCTGCTGGGTTTCGGAGTACCAGGCCCTCCCCGATCTCGATGCCAATGCCAATGCCGTGGCCATCCAGACAATCAAGCTCGAAAACGAGGGTTGGGAGCGCGACTATGAGGTGGTCGAGCCGGCGGAGCCGAGTTTCACCGAGCCGGCCTGA